The Candidatus Methanoperedens sp. genomic interval GCTCTGATCTCGGCTGGACAGAATATATGCGAAGGCTGCCATCTTTCAGGAAAGAAATACATTCCACAGGCATACGAGGTAAAACAGCATGTGGATGGGGGCGCCTATTGCCTTAAGTGCCATAAAATCGACCACAATATCCATCCTATCAACAAAAATGTTACATGCGAGCGATGCCATGGACCTACAAGCCCGAAGGTTCCTGAATTTAGAAATGGTACCATAGTATGTGCAGAGTGTCATGATTTTCCAGACCCGCTAAAACCGAGTAATGACAATCTTATAGTAATACACCGTCCAAGAAATGTGGATTGCATCAGCTGCCATTTAGACTCCTTCGAATCGTGTTTTAAGTGCCATAATGAAATCAAGAACGATACAAGGTGGGAAACAAGGCTCACCCATTTCAACACACTTCTGAAGACATTGCAGTAACCGCAAAATTTATATTCAATGAACATAATTGTACATCAGAGTACTAAAATGTACAGTAAGATAATTTATGCACCCGACAATCAATGAAATACTCAGATTAACAAGAAAGAGGATTCTGCCTCTTAGAAATGAGGAAAAAAAGGTTATAGCCTCGAGGAATTTCCACGACATCATAAAAGCCAGAAAACAACAAAACCTGATTCCTGTGATCGCAGAGGTAAAACCCTCCTCGCCTGCACAATTTATCAGAAACGTAACCCCAAAGGATGCGGCGCAAATCGCAAGAGAAATGGAAGCTGGCGGTGCTTCCGCTATTTCCGTGCTCACAGAACCGCAATTTTTTAAGGGAAGCATCGAAAACCTGGTCTCGGTGCGGCAGGCTGTAAGCGTTCCTGTGCTGCGAAAAGACTTCATCATCGATAAAGCACAGATTTGTGAAGCAGATAGCGATCTGATACTGCTCATCGCAGGGATCCTTGGTGATAAATTGAATGACTTCGTGGACGAGTCCATGTCCTGCGGCCGTGAGCCTCTGGTAGAAGTTCATAACAAGAAGGAAGTGGAAAGTGCCCTTTCCACGCACACCGGCATCATCGGGATAAACAACCGCGATCTGGACACATTAGAGGTGGACATAACAACTACGGAAAAACTGGCGCCGCTCATCAGCGACAGGATAATTATCAGCGAAAGCGGAATATCCACCCCTGAAGAAGCGGTCCGAATGATAGACGCAGGGGTGGATGCTGTTCTCATCGGAACATCCATCATGCA includes:
- a CDS encoding indole-3-glycerol-phosphate synthase, whose amino-acid sequence is MHPTINEILRLTRKRILPLRNEEKKVIASRNFHDIIKARKQQNLIPVIAEVKPSSPAQFIRNVTPKDAAQIAREMEAGGASAISVLTEPQFFKGSIENLVSVRQAVSVPVLRKDFIIDKAQICEADSDLILLIAGILGDKLNDFVDESMSCGREPLVEVHNKKEVESALSTHTGIIGINNRDLDTLEVDITTTEKLAPLISDRIIISESGISTPEEAVRMIDAGVDAVLIGTSIMQGNIYDKTYELVHALNSPDEKIKTADKHR
- a CDS encoding cytochrome c3 family protein encodes the protein MKAETVIYLIVLVVIGLVIGIFFSIYSPNRSSLEESKVESSSAGTQTKDIQTSNFTALISAGQNICEGCHLSGKKYIPQAYEVKQHVDGGAYCLKCHKIDHNIHPINKNVTCERCHGPTSPKVPEFRNGTIVCAECHDFPDPLKPSNDNLIVIHRPRNVDCISCHLDSFESCFKCHNEIKNDTRWETRLTHFNTLLKTLQ